One stretch of Spartobacteria bacterium DNA includes these proteins:
- a CDS encoding hybrid sensor histidine kinase/response regulator, whose protein sequence is MNQSKSKILIVDDYEMNIDILQDFLEDEYHLMAAASGEEALAMVSIFEPDLIILDIMMPGIDGFEVCKRLRRNMETRHIPVIFLSAKTAPADIVRGFESGGSDYIIKPFHYEEVCTRVRIQLELVKNQKALLEKTEAMDRLLEQRTRDLLIKEREAALSQTVVGVVHNLKGPLTAIVGVDAIIQQALHGMQESLTASKNDVKDLIELMSLMHDSVEDLSSMVDTLAKKGRQHADHNPMDSDMNEILATEIALLEHDLFFKHRVTLDVCLAKDPLPLHCIASELGHLFFCMINCLRACLNDEGLFNLHISSGISEEKYFVRFFTAVVQDEWHEDRRGIIKNGENIDTFQWSLSMASRLADIYNGHIQYTYGENGSSMELYLTAAKEDDGTAQ, encoded by the coding sequence ATGAATCAGTCTAAATCAAAAATATTGATCGTCGACGACTATGAAATGAATATCGATATTCTTCAGGATTTCCTTGAAGACGAATACCATCTGATGGCCGCCGCCAGTGGGGAAGAAGCTCTGGCAATGGTATCTATCTTTGAACCCGATCTGATTATCCTTGATATTATGATGCCGGGAATCGATGGCTTTGAGGTATGCAAGCGACTTAGACGCAACATGGAAACGCGTCACATTCCCGTGATCTTTCTCAGCGCAAAAACCGCACCGGCAGATATTGTACGAGGTTTTGAGTCGGGCGGATCCGACTATATCATCAAACCGTTTCATTATGAAGAAGTGTGCACCAGAGTGCGTATTCAGCTGGAATTAGTAAAAAATCAAAAGGCACTGCTTGAAAAAACCGAAGCGATGGATCGTCTGCTGGAACAGCGAACCCGTGATTTGTTGATCAAAGAACGGGAGGCGGCATTGAGTCAAACCGTGGTGGGCGTTGTTCATAATCTCAAAGGCCCGCTGACCGCTATTGTTGGCGTGGATGCGATTATTCAACAGGCATTACACGGTATGCAGGAGTCGTTAACGGCCTCCAAAAACGATGTCAAGGATCTCATCGAACTGATGTCGTTAATGCATGATTCTGTGGAGGACTTAAGCTCCATGGTGGATACACTGGCAAAAAAGGGGCGGCAACATGCGGATCATAATCCAATGGATTCGGATATGAATGAAATTCTGGCAACAGAGATTGCATTGCTGGAGCATGATTTATTCTTTAAACACCGTGTGACTCTGGACGTATGTCTGGCAAAGGATCCCCTGCCTCTGCACTGCATCGCCTCGGAGCTTGGACATCTTTTCTTTTGTATGATCAATTGCCTGCGGGCATGTCTGAACGATGAAGGCCTGTTTAACCTGCACATTTCTTCGGGAATCTCAGAGGAAAAATATTTTGTGCGTTTTTTCACAGCCGTGGTGCAAGATGAATGGCACGAGGATCGCAGGGGCATCATAAAAAATGGCGAGAATATCGATACATTTCAGTGGAGTCTCAGTATGGCGTCGCGGCTGGCCGACATATATAACGGGCATATTCAATACACCTACGGAGAAAACGGAAGCAGTATGGAGCTCTATCTGACGGCGGCCAAAGAGGATGACGGGACTGCACAATGA
- the xylA gene encoding xylose isomerase, which translates to MTIVTGSKEYFPGIGSIPFEGRDSDNPLAFKWYDENRVVAGKTLKEHHRFAIAYWHTFCGTGGDPFGAGTKDYDWFKGADAVTRAKYKMDAAFEFFTKLGTPYYCFHDFDLVEEGASLSESEKRIQAMVEYAKEKQAQSGVKLLWGTSNLFSNPRYMNGAGTNPDFGTLAYAGGQLKNAIDATIALGGENYVFWGGREGYMSLLNTDMKRELEHFARFLHMAKDYARKQGFTGTFLIEPKPMEPSKHQYDFDSATVIGFLKANGLDKDFKLNIEVNHATLAQHTFQHELQVAADAGMLGSMDANRGDYQNGWDTDQFPLNVYETVEAMLVLLSSGGLQGGGTNFDAKTRRNSTDMDDLFIAHIAGMDVFSRALIVADRVLNESSYNALRTKRYASFDTGKGAEFEAGSLSLEDLSAIAHAGGEPKPQSGKQELFESLINQYI; encoded by the coding sequence ATGACAATTGTTACAGGCAGCAAAGAATATTTTCCCGGAATTGGCAGCATTCCGTTCGAAGGCAGAGACAGTGATAATCCGCTGGCATTTAAATGGTATGACGAAAATCGCGTTGTAGCCGGAAAAACACTGAAAGAGCACCATCGTTTTGCCATTGCATACTGGCATACCTTCTGCGGTACAGGCGGCGATCCCTTTGGTGCAGGCACAAAAGATTACGACTGGTTTAAAGGTGCTGACGCCGTGACCCGCGCAAAATATAAAATGGATGCCGCTTTTGAATTTTTCACAAAACTCGGAACCCCCTATTACTGCTTCCATGATTTTGACTTGGTTGAAGAAGGTGCATCCCTGTCCGAATCGGAAAAACGTATTCAGGCCATGGTCGAATACGCCAAAGAAAAGCAGGCACAGTCCGGTGTTAAACTGTTGTGGGGCACATCTAATTTGTTCAGCAATCCCCGCTACATGAATGGTGCAGGAACCAATCCTGATTTCGGTACGCTGGCCTACGCCGGTGGTCAGCTGAAAAACGCCATTGATGCAACGATTGCTCTGGGCGGAGAAAACTATGTGTTCTGGGGTGGACGCGAAGGATATATGTCCCTGCTGAATACCGATATGAAACGGGAACTTGAACATTTTGCCCGTTTCCTGCACATGGCAAAAGATTATGCCCGCAAACAAGGTTTCACCGGTACGTTCTTAATTGAACCAAAACCAATGGAACCCAGCAAACATCAGTATGATTTCGATTCCGCCACAGTGATCGGATTCTTGAAAGCCAATGGACTGGACAAAGATTTCAAACTGAATATCGAAGTGAACCATGCCACACTGGCACAGCATACCTTCCAGCACGAATTGCAGGTTGCGGCCGATGCCGGCATGCTGGGCAGCATGGATGCCAATCGCGGTGACTATCAGAATGGATGGGATACCGATCAGTTCCCGCTGAATGTCTATGAAACCGTAGAAGCCATGCTGGTACTGTTATCCTCCGGCGGACTGCAGGGCGGCGGGACAAACTTTGATGCCAAGACCCGTCGTAACTCCACGGATATGGACGACCTGTTTATCGCTCATATTGCCGGCATGGATGTGTTCTCTCGTGCATTGATCGTCGCGGATCGCGTCTTGAATGAATCATCATACAATGCACTGCGCACCAAACGCTATGCTAGCTTCGATACAGGCAAAGGCGCCGAATTTGAAGCAGGTAGCCTGTCGCTGGAAGACCTGAGTGCCATTGCTCATGCCGGTGGAGAACCCAAACCACAGAGTGGGAAACAGGAACTCTTTGAATCCCTGATTAATCAATATATCTGA
- a CDS encoding helix-turn-helix domain-containing protein codes for MLVVCIFRLSVSFTIVYYISIIVQNMEFAMKRDLAAGQYYFDDADFPVAVKYVQSSTSRQPSHEHDLTYTNHSHSFTELVIVSRGQGIHMLENHRFTMSAGDVFVIQGDQQHRFDGDDFMLINVMYDETKLSLYLADLNRLPAYHALFQLEPRYRQNHRFASRLHLSRDALGHAELLAYAIDRELMGKEPGYRPLVRIKLQELMVYMARHYSGSRGTEAQALMRMGNIISELENRYAEEWMIDDMLRVVHMSRTAFIATFKKATGFTPIEYLLRLRIQQAARRLIETNERITDISMDAGFNDSNYFTRQFHKIMDMTPRDYRRLNSVTD; via the coding sequence ATGTTGGTAGTATGCATATTCCGCTTGTCCGTGTCCTTCACAATAGTTTACTATATTAGCATTATTGTACAAAATATGGAATTTGCTATGAAAAGAGACCTAGCTGCCGGCCAATACTATTTTGATGATGCGGATTTTCCAGTGGCGGTAAAATATGTTCAAAGCAGTACATCCCGTCAACCAAGCCATGAACATGATTTAACATATACAAATCATAGTCATTCATTTACAGAATTAGTTATTGTTTCCAGAGGCCAAGGAATCCACATGCTGGAAAATCACCGCTTTACCATGTCAGCGGGCGATGTTTTTGTGATTCAGGGAGATCAGCAGCATCGGTTCGATGGCGATGATTTTATGCTAATCAATGTAATGTACGATGAGACCAAACTCAGCCTGTATTTGGCCGATTTGAATCGACTGCCCGCATACCATGCACTGTTTCAGCTGGAACCGCGCTATCGGCAAAACCATCGTTTTGCCAGCCGGCTGCACCTGAGTCGTGATGCGCTGGGTCATGCCGAGCTGCTGGCCTATGCGATTGATCGGGAGCTGATGGGAAAAGAACCGGGATATCGCCCGCTGGTTCGCATCAAACTGCAGGAACTCATGGTTTATATGGCCAGGCATTATTCCGGGTCACGCGGCACAGAAGCTCAGGCTTTGATGCGTATGGGCAACATAATAAGCGAATTAGAAAATCGTTACGCGGAAGAATGGATGATTGATGATATGCTGCGCGTGGTACATATGTCACGGACGGCCTTTATTGCCACCTTTAAAAAGGCGACGGGATTTACACCCATCGAGTATCTGTTGCGGCTGCGCATCCAGCAGGCGGCCCGGCGACTGATCGAGACCAATGAACGTATTACGGATATCTCCATGGACGCAGGGTTCAACGACAGCAATTACTTCACGCGCCAATTTCATAAAATTATGGACATGACCCCGAGAGATTATCGGCGTCTAAACAGCGTCACCGATTGA
- a CDS encoding carbohydrate kinase, whose translation MKRYFMGLDSSTQSLSVLVIDGIEKKVVYTHSINFDTDLPAYKTQHGSLEFAEAGEKVVHAPPLMWLEALDLLLSHMEKDGFDFSAVCSISGSGQQHGSVYLNASYDDALAGMNDQTDLKTAFAHVFSRDTAPIWRDSSTSAECAEITDALGGPDAVAQLTGSSAFERFTGPQIRAFYKRFPAAYAETKHIALVSSFLPSILAGKITPIDFGDGAGMNLMDIQNRIWAPDALAATAPDLICKLPPLAPSDAIPYTIAPYFVQKYGFSESTAINVWSGDNPCSLIGLGLTSPGIFAISLGTSDTCFGVMGDCRVSSSGEGHVFVSPTGDYMSLICYKNGSIARERIRDAYDLDWKTFTEAMLDTPAGNKNGMMLPWFEPEIVPHVLDAGVRRKNLDESDAKANVRACVEAQMMSMRIHSEWMGVRPSSIYATGGASVDMAILQIMADVNNCSVYRQSITSSATLGAALRAWFAWQKANRDPLPWEAVCGPFCKPDPATQICPKPENVAMYDRLVELYRAFEKDALSI comes from the coding sequence ATGAAACGATATTTTATGGGGCTCGATTCCAGTACCCAGAGCTTGTCCGTGCTGGTCATTGACGGGATCGAAAAGAAAGTGGTGTACACTCATTCGATTAATTTCGACACCGATCTTCCTGCTTATAAAACACAGCATGGATCGCTGGAGTTTGCCGAAGCGGGTGAAAAGGTTGTTCACGCGCCGCCGCTGATGTGGCTGGAGGCACTGGATCTGTTGCTTTCTCATATGGAAAAGGACGGATTTGATTTTTCTGCCGTCTGTTCGATTTCTGGTTCGGGGCAGCAGCACGGTTCCGTTTATTTAAACGCATCTTACGACGATGCCCTGGCCGGAATGAATGATCAGACCGATCTGAAAACAGCTTTTGCCCACGTGTTTTCCCGTGATACAGCCCCGATCTGGCGCGATTCATCCACATCAGCCGAATGTGCCGAAATAACCGATGCACTCGGCGGACCCGATGCCGTAGCCCAACTGACCGGCTCCAGCGCCTTTGAACGTTTTACAGGACCACAGATTCGCGCTTTTTATAAAAGATTCCCCGCAGCCTATGCCGAAACCAAACATATTGCTCTTGTCAGCTCGTTCCTTCCTTCAATCCTGGCAGGGAAAATTACACCCATCGATTTCGGTGACGGTGCCGGCATGAACCTGATGGATATCCAGAATAGAATCTGGGCTCCCGACGCATTGGCGGCTACGGCGCCTGATTTGATTTGCAAACTCCCCCCGCTGGCCCCGTCTGATGCCATTCCCTACACGATCGCTCCTTATTTTGTGCAGAAATATGGATTCTCGGAGTCCACAGCAATCAATGTCTGGTCGGGTGATAATCCGTGCAGCCTGATTGGACTGGGGCTTACCTCGCCTGGTATTTTTGCCATCAGCCTGGGAACCAGTGATACGTGTTTTGGTGTCATGGGCGATTGCCGCGTCAGTAGCTCAGGTGAAGGCCACGTCTTTGTTTCTCCCACAGGCGACTACATGTCACTGATCTGTTACAAAAACGGCTCCATTGCCCGCGAGCGCATTCGTGACGCCTATGATTTGGATTGGAAAACATTTACAGAAGCCATGCTGGATACACCGGCCGGAAATAAAAACGGCATGATGCTGCCCTGGTTTGAACCGGAAATTGTTCCTCATGTGCTGGACGCCGGTGTTCGCCGCAAAAATCTGGATGAATCCGATGCCAAGGCCAACGTACGGGCCTGCGTGGAAGCGCAGATGATGTCCATGCGCATTCATTCAGAATGGATGGGTGTTCGCCCTTCATCCATCTACGCAACAGGTGGTGCGTCTGTCGATATGGCTATTTTGCAAATCATGGCCGATGTCAATAACTGCTCTGTTTACCGTCAGTCGATTACCAGCAGCGCCACCCTGGGTGCCGCGTTGCGGGCCTGGTTTGCCTGGCAGAAAGCCAACAGGGATCCCCTGCCGTGGGAAGCCGTATGCGGACCCTTCTGCAAACCTGATCCGGCCACACAAATTTGTCCTAAACCGGAAAATGTGGCGATGTATGATCGGCTGGTTGAGTTGTATCGCGCTTTTGAAAAAGATGCCCTTTCCATATAG
- a CDS encoding HDOD domain-containing protein: MDENRAYRIIFVDDEQDVLDGLQCMLWPRRNQWNMLFVSSARDAIALMKDAAFDVIVTDMRMPDMDGSQLLEHVITEYPQTIRFILSGYSDKEMIFKSLGPTHQFLAKPCDSDVLQRSIEHALNMREMFNQPKVQKVLSKVKTIPGLPLLYNEIVAILNSSDPSIRRVGRIIEKDMAMSAKVLQLVNSAFFGVRKHIDNIQQAISLLGLETLRSLVLMTSLFSGFKKDSVEGFSYNQLMLHTLRVAQLARVIAEMERFPHIEMDNMFTAGLLHDVGKLLLINNLPDEYAAALRLVAHDDYRLADAELEVFGITHAEAGAYLLGLWGLPDNILNAVAYHHTPQESLLRQFSALSVVHIANALDNHSYPQPTTHGVALNMDYIKRLGIADHLPRWQEIALKMNKRHDLLSKARRQAHNPEKKG; the protein is encoded by the coding sequence ATGGATGAAAATCGAGCCTATCGAATCATTTTTGTCGACGATGAACAGGATGTCCTAGACGGCCTGCAATGTATGCTCTGGCCTCGCCGAAACCAATGGAATATGCTTTTTGTATCTTCGGCACGCGACGCTATAGCACTTATGAAGGACGCAGCATTTGACGTCATCGTCACCGATATGCGCATGCCGGATATGGATGGCTCCCAGCTACTGGAGCATGTTATTACGGAATACCCGCAAACAATTCGGTTTATCCTTTCCGGTTACTCCGACAAAGAAATGATTTTCAAATCACTGGGGCCCACCCATCAATTTCTGGCAAAACCCTGCGATTCAGATGTCCTGCAGCGATCCATCGAACATGCGCTGAATATGCGGGAGATGTTTAATCAGCCCAAGGTTCAGAAGGTTCTATCCAAGGTGAAAACCATCCCTGGCCTGCCCTTGCTGTATAATGAGATCGTAGCCATTTTAAATTCGTCCGACCCGTCTATCCGCCGCGTCGGCCGCATTATCGAAAAAGATATGGCCATGAGTGCCAAAGTCCTTCAACTGGTTAATTCCGCCTTTTTTGGGGTACGCAAGCACATCGACAATATTCAGCAGGCTATTTCCCTTTTGGGATTGGAAACATTGCGCTCACTGGTACTGATGACCAGTCTCTTTTCGGGCTTCAAAAAAGATTCGGTGGAAGGATTTTCTTATAATCAGCTGATGCTTCACACGCTGCGGGTTGCGCAGCTGGCTCGGGTTATTGCGGAAATGGAACGCTTTCCGCATATTGAAATGGACAATATGTTTACCGCCGGATTATTGCATGATGTTGGCAAGTTGTTGCTGATCAATAATCTGCCGGATGAGTATGCTGCGGCACTGCGTCTGGTTGCCCATGATGACTATCGACTGGCGGATGCCGAACTGGAAGTATTCGGTATTACCCATGCCGAAGCCGGTGCCTATCTACTGGGGCTCTGGGGGCTTCCCGACAACATATTGAATGCGGTAGCCTATCATCACACACCGCAAGAATCCCTGCTCAGACAATTCAGTGCGCTGAGCGTGGTGCATATTGCTAATGCGCTGGATAATCATTCCTACCCGCAACCCACAACGCACGGGGTTGCACTCAACATGGATTACATTAAAAGGCTGGGCATTGCCGATCACCTTCCCAGATGGCAGGAAATCGCCCTGAAGATGAATAAACGGCACGATCTGTTGTCTAAAGCCCGGCGCCAGGCACATAATCCCGAAAAAAAGGGATGA
- a CDS encoding HAMP domain-containing histidine kinase has protein sequence MNNPTNTSERIFSNVSHELRTPLNGILGYARMGAKAVHGGNSDKAQECFDKITACAQQLAGRVDDLLNYAQPDDSARPQIKKNDMRDLVNGVVLARNAAFREKDIHVTMTSAPDGRSIVYCDGAQVCEILIKLLDNAISYSPPHGQVSIHVTPVIHEHDAMLETMICDEGHGITDEAVTRLFVPFEEGQTTQSNAGGWGMGLAICQKIVARQLGRIYVNKTKSGNCIAFTLPMTRKRQHAGHQGDV, from the coding sequence ATGAATAACCCGACCAATACAAGCGAACGCATTTTTTCCAACGTGTCGCATGAACTGCGCACCCCGCTAAACGGCATTCTCGGATATGCACGCATGGGAGCCAAAGCCGTACACGGAGGAAACAGCGACAAGGCGCAGGAATGCTTTGATAAAATCACTGCGTGCGCCCAGCAGCTGGCAGGTCGGGTGGACGATTTACTGAACTATGCCCAGCCGGATGATTCCGCCCGACCTCAAATAAAAAAGAATGATATGCGCGATCTGGTCAACGGCGTGGTTCTTGCCCGTAACGCTGCCTTTCGCGAAAAGGATATTCACGTCACCATGACCAGTGCACCAGACGGTCGCTCCATTGTTTACTGCGACGGCGCACAGGTATGCGAGATCCTGATCAAACTGCTGGATAACGCCATCAGCTATTCGCCGCCGCATGGTCAGGTATCCATTCACGTAACCCCGGTCATACATGAGCACGATGCCATGCTGGAAACGATGATCTGTGATGAGGGTCACGGGATTACAGACGAAGCGGTCACTCGACTGTTTGTTCCTTTTGAAGAGGGTCAGACCACTCAAAGCAACGCCGGTGGCTGGGGTATGGGGTTGGCGATATGCCAAAAAATAGTCGCTCGCCAGCTGGGACGCATTTATGTAAACAAAACAAAATCAGGCAATTGCATTGCCTTTACTTTGCCAATGACCCGTAAACGGCAGCACGCCGGCCATCAGGGAGATGTATGA